Within the Fundulus heteroclitus isolate FHET01 unplaced genomic scaffold, MU-UCD_Fhet_4.1 scaffold_362, whole genome shotgun sequence genome, the region CTGGCCAGCTATTAAAAGTGAGGATATTAAATCACTGCAAGCATTTGCTCTGTTTCTTAAGGGATGCTCAAATTTAACGAAACACCTCATTCATATGAAAGAACTGGACTTGCCTTCAAATATGAGGAGCATAATCTTTAAGCTTCCCtacaaaatgagagaaagatgGAGAAATGCAGCCTGTGACCTGCAAGAAAAAAGGAATCAAAGAGCACTATTTACTGATCTTGTTGCTTTTGTTGAAAAGCAGGTTAAAATTGCATCTGATCCGTTGTTTGGCAATATCACTGATGTTCAACAGCTCAGCTCTAAAAACCCCAGTAGCGGCCTtacaaaactaaagaaaaaggGGAGCAGCTTTTTCACAAAAGTCCTTTCAGTGAATAATGAATCATCTGAAGATGAGATGAAGTCCTCTAAAAACCACAACTGTTTGTATTGTTTCAAAAGTAATCACTCAGTTGACAAATGTTTTAAGTTCAAAGACAAGCCACACAAGGATAAAGTGAACTTTATTAAGGAAAAAGGCATGTGTTTTGGCTGTTTAAAGGTGGGACACATAAGCAAAGAATGCAGAGGTCGCTTGATCTGTACTGTCTGTCACCAACAACATCCCAGTGTCCTGCACATTGACAAGGAAACCACAAAAGCTTTCTCCAGATGTCCACAGAATTCTCTGAGAACCACGTCCACAATGACTCAAACCTGTAGTCATATTAGGGTCTGTGATGAAGATAATTCAATTCTCTCTATTGTTGCAGTTCAAGTTAGGAGTCCAAAAACCAACACAACTGTGCAGACATATGCATTTCTGGACCCGGGCAGCACAGCAACATTCTGCACAGAAAGTCTGGCCAGAAGGCTGCAACTGAAGGGCAAGAGAACAAGCATTCAGCTGCAAACGATGGGTCATAAAGACATTGTGAGTACAAACATCATCTCTGGACTGCAAGTAGCAGCGTTTgataaaaatgatttcattgAGCTTCCAGATGTCATGACACAAAAACGAATGCCTGTTTCAAAGCGAAATGTTCCACAACAGGAGGACATTAACCAGTGGCCATACCTGCAAAGTATCAAGCTCCACAACTTAGATGCTGATGTAGATTTACTCATTGGCACAGACGCACCTAAAGTAATGGAGCCGTGGGAGCTGATAAACAGCCAGGATGATGGCCCATATGCAGTTTGGACTCGAGTTGGATGGGTCATCAATGGACCACTTAGGAGTGAAAGGAGAAAGACAGACTGTCATGCTTTCACCGCAAACAGGATTTCTGTACAAAATCTGGAAACAATGTTGATTGAACAATATAATCATGATTTCAATGAAAAAACATCCCAAGAACAGATTGAAATGTCCAGAGAAGATATCAAGTTTATGGATATCATGAACAATACAGCACATTTAATCAATGGACATTATTGCATTGATTTGCCTTTTAAGGCTGAAAATTCCACCTTGCCA harbors:
- the LOC118559932 gene encoding uncharacterized protein LOC118559932 encodes the protein MDKINNWPAIKSEDIKSLQAFALFLKGCSNLTKHLIHMKELDLPSNMRSIIFKLPYKMRERWRNAACDLQEKRNQRALFTDLVAFVEKQVKIASDPLFGNITDVQQLSSKNPSSGLTKLKKKGSSFFTKVLSVNNESSEDEMKSSKNHNCLYCFKSNHSVDKCFKFKDKPHKDKVNFIKEKGMCFGCLKVGHISKECRGRLICTVCHQQHPSVLHIDKETTKAFSRCPQNSLRTTSTMTQTCSHIRVCDEDNSILSIVAVQVRSPKTNTTVQTYAFLDPGSTATFCTESLARRLQLKGKRTSIQLQTMGHKDIEDINQWPYLQSIKLHNLDADVDLLIGTDAPKVMEPWELINSQDDGPYAVWTRVGWVINGPLRSERRKTDCHAFTANRISVQNLETMLIEQYNHDFNEKTSQEQIEMSREDIKFMDIMNNTAHLINGHYCIDLPFKAENSTLPVNRCIAEQRLQSLKRKFDKSITFKKDYIAFMDDMICNGYAEVVPSDRLVGSDGK